A genome region from Bacteroidia bacterium includes the following:
- a CDS encoding 2Fe-2S iron-sulfur cluster-binding protein — MGKVTYKFEDGTPEETHDIEEGESVLEVALDNDIHLNHNCGGVCACSTCHIYFEEGEDHVQEMSDDEEDFVDRARNPRINSRLACQCVLENGDAHLVVTIPDQSGIIGS, encoded by the coding sequence ATGGGAAAAGTAACTTATAAATTTGAGGATGGTACACCTGAAGAAACTCATGATATTGAAGAAGGTGAAAGTGTACTTGAAGTAGCATTAGACAATGATATTCATTTAAACCACAATTGTGGTGGGGTATGTGCTTGTTCAACGTGTCACATTTATTTTGAAGAAGGAGAAGATCATGTCCAAGAAATGAGCGATGACGAAGAAGATTTTGTTGACAGAGCACGCAATCCTCGTATAAATTCGCGACTTGCATGTCAATGCGTATTGGAAAACGGAGATGCACATTTAGTGGTAACCATTCCTGACCAGTCGGGAATCATTGGTAGTTAA
- the iscX gene encoding Fe-S cluster assembly protein IscX, whose protein sequence is MEHKTFEPPIHWQDHEDIAMALYEKFGDEFDESKIYRIRFTDLIEWVLSLPNFHGKREECNEGHLEMIQSQWVYEWRDNQ, encoded by the coding sequence ATGGAACATAAAACATTTGAACCACCCATTCATTGGCAAGATCACGAAGATATTGCGATGGCATTATATGAAAAATTCGGTGATGAATTTGATGAAAGTAAAATCTATCGTATTAGATTTACTGACCTCATTGAATGGGTTTTATCTCTCCCAAATTTTCATGGAAAACGTGAAGAATGTAACGAAGGACACTTAGAGATGATTCAATCCCAATGGGTATATGAATGGCGAGACAACCAATAA
- a CDS encoding HAD-IIIA family hydrolase produces MLILENLKKIKCFIFDVDGVLSDGSIIITEEGAQLRNMSIKDGYALRKALESGYIIAVISGGNSQGVKERLNYLGIKEVYLGIRNKIEIFDKLIEEYELTPGEVLYMGDDIPDIEILKKCGVPCCPADAVAEVKEVSSYISPNTGGHECVRDVIEKTLKVQKKWL; encoded by the coding sequence ATGTTAATTCTAGAGAATCTTAAGAAAATCAAATGCTTCATTTTTGATGTAGATGGAGTACTATCAGATGGCAGCATCATCATAACTGAAGAAGGGGCACAGTTGCGCAACATGTCTATCAAAGACGGCTATGCACTCAGAAAAGCCTTAGAATCAGGATATATTATTGCAGTTATTAGTGGAGGAAACTCTCAAGGCGTGAAGGAGCGTTTGAACTACCTTGGCATAAAAGAGGTTTATTTGGGGATTCGCAATAAAATTGAGATTTTTGATAAACTGATTGAAGAATATGAACTCACTCCCGGGGAAGTATTATATATGGGAGATGATATTCCTGACATAGAGATTCTCAAGAAATGTGGTGTTCCCTGTTGTCCGGCAGATGCAGTAGCAGAAGTAAAAGAAGTAAGTAGCTATATTTCACCCAATACCGGTGGACACGAATGTGTAAGAGATGTCATTGAAAAAACATTAAAGGTTCAAAAAAAGTGGCTTTAG
- a CDS encoding OsmC family protein: MKHIANAVWKGTVKEGNGQITTRSKVLENTQYSFKSRFENGAGTNPDELLAASHAGCFAMATSLLLGKEGYTPESLEAKCELTMNPDKLEITASHLTLHARIPNISNAKFLEIANHAKEACPISKVLNCTITLDASLASAQ, translated from the coding sequence ATTAAACACATAGCAAATGCCGTTTGGAAAGGCACAGTTAAAGAAGGCAACGGACAAATTACAACCCGTAGCAAAGTATTAGAAAATACTCAGTATTCATTCAAATCACGTTTTGAAAATGGAGCAGGGACCAACCCTGATGAACTTTTAGCAGCATCACATGCAGGATGTTTTGCAATGGCAACCAGTCTACTTTTAGGTAAAGAAGGTTATACCCCTGAATCACTTGAAGCAAAATGTGAACTCACAATGAATCCTGACAAACTTGAGATAACTGCTTCACATCTTACTTTGCATGCAAGAATTCCTAACATTTCAAATGCTAAATTCTTAGAGATTGCAAACCATGCTAAAGAAGCATGTCCAATCAGCAAAGTGCTGAATTGCACCATCACATTAGATGCCTCATTGGCAAGTGCACAGTAA
- a CDS encoding DoxX family membrane protein: protein MEIKIIKLFLRLALAAGFLYASIDRLNDIIGILNPNTVFWGNWNNFVAYTSKLMPWFPHWLVLTLAIIATICEIVFGICLLIGWKTNQAARLSGVLLLLFAIFMSLTVGLPTVFAYSVYSASAAAFALSTFKVKFLEFK, encoded by the coding sequence ATGGAAATAAAAATTATCAAACTATTTCTACGCTTAGCCTTAGCAGCAGGTTTTCTCTATGCTTCTATAGACAGACTGAATGACATAATAGGCATACTCAATCCTAACACAGTCTTTTGGGGAAATTGGAACAACTTTGTTGCTTATACTTCTAAATTAATGCCATGGTTTCCTCACTGGCTTGTACTGACTTTAGCAATCATTGCAACTATATGTGAAATTGTATTTGGGATATGTTTACTCATTGGATGGAAAACCAACCAGGCAGCACGCTTGAGCGGTGTGTTACTTCTATTGTTTGCCATTTTTATGAGCCTGACAGTGGGACTTCCAACTGTATTTGCATATTCAGTATATAGCGCATCGGCTGCGGCATTTGCACTAAGTACATTTAAAGTAAAATTTTTAGAATTTAAATAA
- a CDS encoding carboxymuconolactone decarboxylase family protein: MNENNDFYPPSSAENNRQKAELAPKQIEAWRTFSRTVFKEGVLDEKTKQLIAVAVAHVTQCPYCIKAHVPMAMHKGASKQEIMEAIWVASEMRAGAAYAHATIAMDAMERAEKNNEHQS; the protein is encoded by the coding sequence ATGAACGAAAACAATGATTTTTACCCACCTTCCTCAGCGGAAAATAATAGACAAAAGGCAGAATTAGCACCAAAACAAATTGAAGCATGGCGCACCTTCAGCAGAACAGTCTTTAAAGAAGGCGTTTTGGATGAAAAAACGAAACAACTCATAGCAGTTGCGGTTGCACACGTAACCCAATGCCCTTATTGCATTAAAGCACATGTTCCAATGGCAATGCACAAAGGAGCCAGCAAACAAGAAATTATGGAAGCAATATGGGTAGCATCTGAAATGCGTGCAGGAGCTGCTTATGCTCATGCAACGATTGCAATGGATGCAATGGAAAGGGCAGAAAAAAACAATGAACATCAAAGCTAA
- a CDS encoding carboxymuconolactone decarboxylase family protein — translation MMYRLNYGAADPKAMKAMLGLEEYASQAGIERSLYELVKTRASQINGCAYCLDMHTKDARHAGETEQRLYCLPAWRETSFYTERERAALEWTEVVTLIAQNHISDELYNSVKKYFTDQEMVALTMAIIAINGWNRLAISFKTEAGTYKPGSHSSSNKK, via the coding sequence ATCATGTACAGACTAAATTACGGGGCAGCAGACCCTAAAGCAATGAAAGCCATGTTAGGCTTAGAAGAATATGCATCTCAAGCAGGTATAGAACGTAGTTTATATGAATTAGTGAAAACAAGAGCTTCGCAAATCAACGGTTGTGCTTATTGTTTAGACATGCATACAAAAGATGCAAGACATGCAGGCGAAACTGAACAACGATTATATTGCCTTCCGGCTTGGCGCGAAACTTCGTTTTATACTGAAAGAGAACGTGCAGCATTGGAATGGACTGAAGTAGTAACATTGATAGCCCAAAACCACATTTCTGATGAACTGTACAACTCAGTAAAAAAATATTTTACAGATCAAGAGATGGTAGCATTAACAATGGCAATCATCGCAATCAATGGTTGGAATAGATTAGCTATCAGCTTTAAGACAGAGGCAGGCACCTATAAACCCGGCAGTCACAGCAGTTCCAACAAAAAATAA
- a CDS encoding SDR family oxidoreductase, translating into MNLTNKVAVVTGAGSGLGASIAEALINKGASVFGIARNQDALKRIHTKLGDKFTPVQLDITDQEAITSWVKNTLSNTHAPDILVNNAGIGGFAKIDTMQSDDWLNMINTNLNGMYFITSQIVPLLKSNKNVTHIVNIGSILGTMGREEGTAYCTTKYGVSGFSDALYKELRLYKIKVTCINPGSIETGFFQSSGINPHENMLHPADVADTIIHVLETPDNLLINELTLRPLNPKEPKQI; encoded by the coding sequence ATGAATTTAACGAATAAAGTAGCAGTCGTTACAGGTGCCGGTAGTGGCTTGGGGGCTTCTATTGCAGAAGCACTGATAAACAAGGGCGCTTCTGTATTTGGAATCGCACGCAATCAAGACGCACTGAAACGCATTCACACAAAATTGGGCGACAAATTTACTCCTGTTCAACTTGATATAACTGACCAAGAAGCAATTACCTCTTGGGTAAAAAACACCTTGTCAAACACTCATGCTCCCGACATTCTTGTAAACAATGCCGGCATAGGCGGATTTGCTAAAATTGATACTATGCAAAGTGATGATTGGTTAAACATGATAAACACTAATCTCAATGGAATGTATTTCATCACCTCACAAATAGTACCTTTGTTAAAATCAAACAAAAACGTTACACACATAGTAAATATTGGCTCCATTTTAGGCACAATGGGCAGAGAAGAAGGAACAGCTTATTGTACTACAAAATACGGGGTGAGCGGGTTTAGTGATGCACTGTATAAGGAATTACGTCTATACAAAATCAAAGTAACCTGTATCAACCCGGGCTCAATTGAAACAGGTTTCTTTCAAAGCTCAGGGATAAACCCACATGAAAACATGCTCCATCCTGCAGATGTAGCAGACACTATTATCCATGTTTTAGAAACACCGGACAACTTGCTGATAAACGAATTGACACTTAGACCTTTAAATCCAAAGGAGCCTAAGCAAATATAA
- a CDS encoding DUF488 domain-containing protein, translated as MKKIIIKRVYEEPTAQDGYRILVDRLWPRGISKEKAEIKEWLKELAPSTELRKWFHHEPTLFPEFKTKYIDELKAQTQTLNRISSMANQEQICLVYSAKDEKHNQAIVLKELIAQE; from the coding sequence ATGAAAAAAATCATTATTAAACGAGTTTATGAAGAACCAACTGCTCAAGACGGCTATCGAATTCTTGTTGACCGCTTATGGCCCAGAGGCATCAGTAAAGAAAAAGCAGAAATTAAAGAATGGCTCAAAGAATTAGCTCCAAGTACAGAACTTAGAAAATGGTTCCATCACGAACCTACACTGTTCCCTGAATTCAAAACAAAATATATTGACGAACTAAAAGCGCAAACACAAACACTAAACCGCATTTCTTCCATGGCAAATCAAGAACAGATTTGCTTGGTGTATAGTGCCAAAGACGAAAAACACAACCAAGCCATAGTGCTGAAAGAACTCATAGCGCAAGAGTAG